The DNA sequence CGTGGCTTGGTGTGTTCTTTTTATTTGTGCACCGCTACTGACAAATCAAAGGTGAAGGGAGATGACACCTATGCATTTGCACAAACTTGAGAAAATATGGCTTGTCTTCGGCATTGCCATGCTGGTAGTCTTTTTGCTTGTGGTGGGCGTGGGGGCTTTTGCGATGGGCATGCAGACGCCCGGCGGCGTCGATCATCATGCGATCAACCCGGAATTGGTGGAGCAAACCGCGCCGTTTGACAAACCGGGGCTTAAAAAAATTGGCGACAACGAGTTCGAGGCGGACTTGATCGGTTTTACATTCGGTTACACCCCGGGTAAGTTGACGATCCCGGCGGGCGCGAAAGTCACTTTCAACATTACAAGCAAAGATGTTGTGCACGGTTTCAATGTTATTGGCACGAACATCAATATGATGGTCGTTCCGGGCGAAATCAACCATATGACATATACATTTGTCAAAAGAGGCGAATATCTGGTTGTTTGCAATGAGTATTGCGGCGCAGGCCATGAATACATGAACATGACGATTGTCGTTGAATAAGGGGAGGAGAGAAGACATGAGAGAAGGCATGACCATGAAAGAAGCAATTCCATTGCATACGTTCGACAAACGGGACGCCAGGGTTGTCTTGGCCCATCTCTTGTTCGCTTTCGGCGCTCTTTTGATCGGCGGCATTGCCGGCTTGCTGCAGGGACTTGTCCGCGGCGGCGTCGTCACACTGCCGGGAGGAATCGGTTATTACCAACTGCTAACCGCTCACGGAGTGCTAATGGCGCTTATTTTTACAACTTATTTTATCATTGGCTTTCTGCTTGCCGGCACGGCCCGGACGCTAGGTGGCGAACTGCTGCCGCAAGCGAGAAAGCTCGCCTGGATTGGCTTCAGCCTGATGTCGCTTGGCGTGCTGGCGGGAGTAACGTTGATCCTGATGAACAAAGCGACGGTGCTGTATACTTTTTACGCGCCGCTCAAAGCGTCTCCCTGGTTTTACGTGGCGCTCGCGCTCGTCATCGTCGGCAGCTGGATGAGCGGTTTCGGCATTTTCCGGCAATTTCGCAATTGGAAAAGGTTGCACGCAGGCAAGCTCACGCCGCTGTTTGGCTTCATGGCCGTGGCCACGATGCTGCTTTGGTTCGTCGCAACGCTCGGCGTAACCATCGAAGTGGTGTTCCAGCTGATCCCCTGGGCGTTCGGCTGGACGGATACAGTCAATATCATGCTGAGCCGCACCCTGTTTTGGTATTTCGGCCATCCGCTCGTATACTTTTGGCTGCTGCCTGCTTACATGGCCTGGTATGTCGTCATTCCGAAAGTCATCGGCGGGAAAATATTCAGCGACGCTTTGGCGCGCCTTGCCTTTCTCCTTTTCCTGCTGTTCTCCATTCCTGTCGGGCTGCATCACCAATTGATGGAACCGGGGATCTCGAGCGTATGGAAATTCGTGCAGGTCGTCCTGACGTTTATGGTTGTCATTCCGTCGCTGCTCACCGCATTCTCGATGTTTGCCACGTTTGAAATTCACGGGCGCCAAAAAGGCTCCACCGGGCTGTTCGGCTGGCTGAAAATGCTGCCGTGGAGCGACGTGCGCTTCTTTGCGCCGTTTATGGGGATGCTCGTGTTCATTCCGGCGGGGGCAGGCGGCATCATCAACGCAAGCCACGAGATGAACGCGGTCGTTCACAACACGCTGTGGGTGACGGGCCACTTTCATCTGACCGTGGCGACAACCGTCGCGCTGACATTTTTCGGCGTCACTTACTGGCTTATCCCCGCCGTTACCGGGCGCCAATTGACGAAAAGAATGCACAAATGGGGTATCATCCAAACCATTATTTGGCTTGTCGGCATGTTTTTCATGTCCGGCGCCATGCATACCGTCGGTTTGCTTGGGGCTCCTCGCCGGACCGCCTACACGACGTACATGGAAAACGCGACCGCCAGGTCGTGGATTCCGTACGAGGTGGTCATGGCGATTGGCGGCACGATACTGTTTATCGGCGTTCTCCTGATGATCGTCAACGTCGTTGCGCTGCTGCGCGCTCCGCAGGGCCATACGGATTTCCCGATCGCGGAAGTGGTCGACACGGCGGAGAAAACTCCGCGTTTGTTCGAACGCATCGGTGTCTGGGTTTCCGTTCTGGCGGTTTTGATCATATTCGCCTACATGATGCCGATCATGGACATCGTAAACGATCCGTCGCCCGGCTCCAAAGGTTTTGTAACCTGGTAAACAGTGTATCCAATTGCAAAATGGGTCATC is a window from the Bacilli bacterium genome containing:
- a CDS encoding b(o/a)3-type cytochrome-c oxidase subunit 1; the encoded protein is MREGMTMKEAIPLHTFDKRDARVVLAHLLFAFGALLIGGIAGLLQGLVRGGVVTLPGGIGYYQLLTAHGVLMALIFTTYFIIGFLLAGTARTLGGELLPQARKLAWIGFSLMSLGVLAGVTLILMNKATVLYTFYAPLKASPWFYVALALVIVGSWMSGFGIFRQFRNWKRLHAGKLTPLFGFMAVATMLLWFVATLGVTIEVVFQLIPWAFGWTDTVNIMLSRTLFWYFGHPLVYFWLLPAYMAWYVVIPKVIGGKIFSDALARLAFLLFLLFSIPVGLHHQLMEPGISSVWKFVQVVLTFMVVIPSLLTAFSMFATFEIHGRQKGSTGLFGWLKMLPWSDVRFFAPFMGMLVFIPAGAGGIINASHEMNAVVHNTLWVTGHFHLTVATTVALTFFGVTYWLIPAVTGRQLTKRMHKWGIIQTIIWLVGMFFMSGAMHTVGLLGAPRRTAYTTYMENATARSWIPYEVVMAIGGTILFIGVLLMIVNVVALLRAPQGHTDFPIAEVVDTAEKTPRLFERIGVWVSVLAVLIIFAYMMPIMDIVNDPSPGSKGFVTW
- a CDS encoding cytochrome c oxidase subunit II, which codes for MHLHKLEKIWLVFGIAMLVVFLLVVGVGAFAMGMQTPGGVDHHAINPELVEQTAPFDKPGLKKIGDNEFEADLIGFTFGYTPGKLTIPAGAKVTFNITSKDVVHGFNVIGTNINMMVVPGEINHMTYTFVKRGEYLVVCNEYCGAGHEYMNMTIVVE